A single Bosea sp. PAMC 26642 DNA region contains:
- the fliF gene encoding flagellar basal-body MS-ring/collar protein FliF, whose product MPGRQYAEEIWLNLQQLGHKRLAALAAIGLFVFAAIGASAYYLSRPEMTVLYSGLQREDVNRIGAALQEAGVVYDVNAEGTQVMVRPTQAPQARMLLAEKGLPRSSSGGYELFDKLGSLGLTSFMQEVTRVRAMEGELSRTIQLMRGVKAASVHLVLADKGSFRRDQQPASASVVVRTESSGSSSIAQAIRHLVASAVPGLSAEKVTVLNTDGTILATGGDASQMASSKLAGLQQNVNRDIQDSVSKALTPYLGLENFEISVATDLNTDRKETSETVFNPDSKVERSVRVVRENDTSQNAATQEPTTVEQNVPERAVRADGGQRSSEEKQRREELTNYEISSKKTQTVSDGYSIAKLSIAVLINRPRLIESLGPSPSQEQIDKRLDEVRQVVGSAAGVNDTRGDNIKVLAVDFLQGNRTLEAAPPIGIGETLMRQSGTIINAVTILGLAALIMWFGLRPSINAILKRPATPAIAALTTEVPPESIDLQAQLAAAGAGVNLIGDLTHASQRSPIKKLEQLIDFDEAQAAAILRQWIQEGERA is encoded by the coding sequence ATGCCAGGCCGGCAATACGCTGAAGAAATTTGGCTCAACCTCCAGCAGCTCGGGCACAAGCGCCTCGCAGCGCTTGCCGCGATCGGGCTGTTCGTCTTCGCCGCGATCGGCGCCAGCGCCTATTATCTCAGCCGCCCCGAGATGACGGTGCTCTACAGCGGGCTGCAGCGCGAGGACGTCAACCGGATCGGCGCCGCCCTGCAGGAAGCCGGCGTCGTCTACGACGTCAACGCCGAAGGCACGCAGGTCATGGTCCGGCCGACGCAGGCGCCGCAAGCGCGCATGTTGCTCGCCGAAAAGGGCCTGCCGCGCAGCAGCAGCGGCGGCTACGAACTCTTCGACAAGCTCGGCTCGCTCGGCCTGACCTCGTTCATGCAGGAAGTGACCCGCGTGCGCGCAATGGAAGGCGAGCTCTCGCGCACGATCCAGCTGATGCGCGGCGTCAAGGCTGCCAGCGTCCATCTCGTTCTCGCCGACAAGGGCTCGTTCCGACGCGACCAGCAGCCGGCCTCGGCCAGCGTCGTGGTGCGCACGGAAAGCTCCGGCTCGAGCAGCATCGCGCAGGCCATCCGCCACCTCGTGGCCTCCGCCGTGCCGGGCCTCTCGGCCGAGAAGGTCACGGTGCTCAACACCGACGGCACCATTTTGGCGACCGGCGGCGATGCCAGCCAGATGGCCTCCTCCAAGCTCGCGGGCCTGCAGCAGAACGTCAATCGCGACATCCAGGACAGCGTCAGCAAGGCGCTGACACCCTATCTTGGGCTGGAGAATTTCGAGATCAGCGTGGCCACCGACCTGAACACTGACCGCAAGGAGACCAGCGAGACGGTGTTCAACCCCGATTCCAAGGTCGAGCGCTCGGTCCGTGTCGTGCGCGAGAACGACACCTCGCAGAATGCCGCGACGCAGGAGCCGACGACCGTCGAGCAGAACGTGCCCGAGCGGGCGGTGCGGGCCGATGGCGGCCAGCGCTCCAGCGAAGAAAAGCAGCGCCGCGAAGAGCTGACGAACTACGAGATCTCGTCGAAGAAGACGCAGACGGTCAGCGACGGCTATTCGATTGCAAAGCTGTCGATCGCAGTGCTGATCAACCGGCCGCGCCTGATCGAATCGCTTGGGCCATCCCCGTCACAGGAGCAGATCGACAAGCGGCTCGACGAGGTCAGGCAGGTGGTCGGCTCGGCGGCAGGCGTCAACGATACGCGCGGCGACAACATCAAGGTGCTCGCCGTCGACTTCCTGCAGGGCAACCGCACGCTGGAGGCAGCCCCGCCGATCGGCATCGGCGAGACCCTGATGCGTCAGTCGGGCACGATCATCAATGCGGTGACGATACTGGGCCTGGCCGCGCTGATCATGTGGTTCGGCCTGCGGCCCTCGATCAACGCCATCCTCAAGCGGCCCGCCACGCCGGCGATCGCGGCGCTGACCACGGAGGTTCCGCCTGAATCCATCGACCTTCAGGCCCAGCTCGCCGCCGCTGGCGCGGGAGTGAACCTGATCGGCGATCTCACCCATGCCTCCCAGCGCTCGCCGATCAAGAAGCTGGAACAGCTGATCGACTTCGACGAGGCCCAGGCGGCCGCGATCCTGAGACAGTGGATCCAGGAAGGAGAGCGCGCGTGA
- a CDS encoding flagellin N-terminal helical domain-containing protein, which yields MGTSLLTNSSAMTALQTLSMTNKKLDMTQNRIATGQRVSTASDNAAYWSIATTMRSDNKALGAVQDALGLGAATIDTMYTGLNGTVEVVSEIKAKLTAARTPGVDRGKIQSEITELQKQLKNTGDSAVFNGENWISVDSNSTSYNSTKSVVSSFSRAGGVVQIDTVTVDLEAIKLYDKKADATPLTNVVTGASAGTLVAVAGNITVQVGTGATVNVATTTTSTLDSIAKDIMKLGIDGLTVAVGGGQLQFANRASVNGAPAGVTIVLNGGLTAPAALATAPATETGKGILDKSYDAYNGTAWEVFSVANIDISKLTDNAADLAKLETYIAGVDDALGSITNAATNLGAIKNRIGLQQDFVKALVDSLDRGVGQLVDADMNAESTRLQALQTQQQLGIQALSIANGASQSILSLFRG from the coding sequence ATGGGTACGAGCCTTCTCACCAACTCCTCCGCCATGACCGCGTTGCAGACGCTGTCGATGACGAACAAGAAACTCGACATGACGCAGAACCGGATTGCGACCGGCCAGCGTGTGTCGACCGCGTCCGACAACGCGGCTTACTGGTCGATCGCCACCACCATGCGGTCCGACAACAAGGCCCTGGGCGCCGTCCAGGACGCTCTCGGCCTCGGCGCCGCGACGATCGACACGATGTATACGGGCCTGAACGGCACCGTCGAGGTCGTTTCGGAGATCAAGGCCAAACTGACCGCCGCCCGTACACCCGGCGTCGATCGTGGCAAGATCCAGAGCGAAATCACCGAACTGCAGAAGCAGTTGAAGAACACCGGCGACAGCGCGGTCTTCAACGGCGAGAACTGGATCTCGGTCGATTCCAACTCGACGAGCTACAACTCGACGAAATCGGTCGTCTCGTCCTTCTCCCGCGCCGGTGGCGTGGTCCAGATCGACACGGTGACCGTCGACCTCGAGGCGATCAAGCTCTACGACAAGAAGGCTGACGCGACCCCGTTGACCAACGTGGTCACCGGCGCGAGCGCCGGCACCCTCGTGGCTGTTGCCGGCAACATCACGGTCCAGGTCGGTACCGGCGCCACCGTGAACGTCGCGACGACGACCACATCGACGCTGGACAGCATCGCCAAGGACATCATGAAGCTCGGCATCGACGGTCTGACCGTCGCTGTCGGCGGCGGTCAGCTCCAGTTCGCCAATCGCGCCTCGGTGAATGGCGCGCCTGCCGGCGTCACCATCGTGCTGAACGGCGGCCTGACTGCTCCGGCGGCGCTGGCCACCGCTCCGGCGACGGAGACCGGCAAGGGCATCCTGGACAAGTCCTACGATGCCTATAACGGAACCGCCTGGGAAGTCTTCAGCGTCGCCAACATCGATATCTCGAAGTTGACCGACAACGCAGCCGACCTGGCCAAGCTCGAGACCTATATCGCGGGCGTCGACGATGCCCTCGGTTCGATCACCAACGCGGCGACCAATCTCGGCGCGATCAAGAACCGCATCGGCCTGCAGCAGGACTTCGTCAAGGCCCTGGTCGACTCGCTCGACCGCGGCGTCGGCCAGCTGGTCGATGCGGACATGAACGCCGAATCGACCCGCCTCCAGGCTCTGCAGACGCAGCAGCAGCTCGGTATCCAGGCGCTGTCGATCGCCAACGGCGCGAGCCAGAGCATCCTGTCGCTCTTCCGCGGCTGA
- a CDS encoding HigA family addiction module antitoxin produces the protein MTIKLLHPSFAIHPGPWLKGEFIEPFGLSVTVAAEKLGVTRQAMSNLLNGRAGLSAEMAIRFEKGFGVRADTLMRMQAAHDLAQVRAREKDIKVERLAVAA, from the coding sequence ATGACCATCAAGCTGCTGCATCCGAGCTTTGCGATTCATCCTGGTCCGTGGCTGAAGGGCGAGTTCATCGAGCCCTTCGGGCTGAGCGTCACCGTGGCCGCCGAGAAACTGGGCGTTACCCGTCAGGCGATGAGCAATCTCCTGAACGGCAGGGCCGGGCTCTCCGCCGAAATGGCGATCCGGTTCGAGAAGGGCTTCGGCGTGCGCGCCGACACACTGATGCGGATGCAGGCGGCCCATGATCTCGCTCAGGTCCGCGCCCGCGAGAAGGATATCAAGGTCGAGCGTCTTGCGGTTGCGGCATGA
- a CDS encoding EscU/YscU/HrcU family type III secretion system export apparatus switch protein — translation MSDDQDKDSKTEEPSEKKIQDAVERGNTPSSKEAPIFASIAATLIAGVFLIRTGAGDMARFLSDFLGDPSGFDISTNGNTTNLLIHAALRVGTFLGPVLLLFTVFGLSATFLQHPPQLALERITPQWSRISPAKGWARIFGAQGFMEFGKSLAKLVAIAGTTWLILKSDKDTVVTAMLQDPSNVPELILSLAIRLLSAACVATIVIVAVDLVWTQKSWRRSLRMTKQEIKEEHKQAEGDPILKSRRLSLARDRARNRMMAAVPRATLIIANPTHYAVALRYVQEEGGAPLVLAKGTDLIALKIREIAEANDIPVIEDRVLARSLHASVQLDQMIPPEFYKVVAELLCLVYAKKVA, via the coding sequence GTGTCCGACGATCAGGATAAGGACAGCAAAACCGAAGAACCGTCCGAGAAGAAGATTCAGGATGCGGTGGAGCGCGGCAACACGCCCTCCTCCAAAGAGGCTCCGATCTTCGCCAGCATCGCGGCGACGCTGATCGCCGGTGTCTTCCTGATCCGGACCGGGGCAGGCGACATGGCGCGCTTCCTCTCGGACTTCCTCGGCGACCCGTCGGGCTTCGACATCTCGACGAACGGCAACACGACGAACCTGCTGATCCACGCGGCCCTGCGGGTCGGCACCTTTCTCGGGCCCGTCCTGCTGCTTTTCACGGTGTTCGGGCTGAGCGCGACCTTTCTCCAACATCCGCCCCAGCTCGCGCTGGAGCGGATCACGCCGCAATGGTCGCGGATCTCGCCGGCGAAAGGCTGGGCCCGGATCTTCGGCGCCCAAGGCTTCATGGAATTCGGCAAATCGCTGGCCAAGCTTGTCGCTATTGCGGGGACGACCTGGCTGATCCTGAAATCTGACAAGGACACGGTGGTCACAGCGATGCTGCAGGATCCGAGCAACGTACCCGAACTGATCCTGAGCCTCGCCATCCGCCTGCTCTCGGCCGCCTGCGTGGCGACGATCGTAATCGTCGCGGTCGATCTGGTCTGGACGCAAAAATCATGGCGCCGCTCTTTGCGTATGACGAAGCAGGAGATCAAGGAAGAGCACAAGCAGGCCGAGGGCGACCCGATCCTGAAATCGCGGCGGCTATCGCTGGCGCGCGACCGGGCGAGGAACCGGATGATGGCGGCCGTGCCGCGCGCCACGCTGATCATCGCCAACCCGACGCATTATGCCGTGGCGCTGCGCTATGTGCAGGAGGAAGGCGGCGCGCCGCTGGTGCTTGCCAAGGGCACCGACCTGATCGCGCTCAAGATCCGCGAGATCGCCGAGGCCAACGACATTCCGGTGATCGAGGATCGCGTGCTGGCGCGCTCGCTCCATGCAAGCGTGCAGCTCGACCAGATGATCCCGCCGGAGTTCTACAAGGTCGTCGCCGAGCTGCTGTGTCTGGTCTACGCGAAGAAAGTGGCGTGA
- a CDS encoding flagellar motor switch protein FliG, whose product MNAGNAVVAVPQRMGGTDKAAALVLAMGKPLAGRMLKHFETEEIRQLMRRAAELGKVPADAIVALVDEFSDQFSRGTNLVGSPREVQKLLTGVLPTEEITEIIGETGESANGSIWDRVSMMPESAMANYLAKEHPQTAAFILSKLKPACSSRVMTQWPADQRHELMRRMLNLKPVAEQASAIVEKVLYEGFTLNLARNKGADTHARMADILNKMDSQDMEDALGSLQRVRPESAEMLKGLLFTFDDIVKLSSRDRMAIFDQVPTDRLVLALKGTEAQFRDQILSSLAARARRIVQQDLEGGEPALQRDVVDARRAITDVALEMASRGEVELNPQRDEGAYFQ is encoded by the coding sequence ATGAACGCTGGAAACGCCGTCGTCGCCGTACCGCAGCGGATGGGCGGAACGGACAAGGCCGCCGCCCTCGTGCTGGCGATGGGCAAGCCCCTTGCAGGGCGGATGCTGAAGCATTTCGAGACGGAGGAAATCCGCCAGCTGATGCGTCGCGCCGCCGAACTCGGCAAGGTTCCCGCCGACGCGATCGTGGCGCTGGTCGACGAGTTCAGCGATCAGTTTTCGCGAGGCACGAACCTGGTCGGCTCCCCGCGTGAGGTGCAGAAGCTCCTGACCGGCGTGCTGCCGACCGAAGAGATCACCGAGATCATCGGCGAGACCGGCGAATCCGCCAACGGCTCGATATGGGACCGCGTCTCGATGATGCCGGAAAGCGCGATGGCGAATTATCTCGCCAAGGAACATCCGCAGACCGCCGCCTTCATCCTGTCGAAGCTGAAGCCGGCGTGCTCGTCGAGGGTCATGACGCAGTGGCCGGCCGATCAGCGCCACGAACTGATGCGCCGGATGCTCAATCTGAAGCCTGTGGCAGAGCAGGCGAGCGCGATCGTCGAGAAGGTCCTCTACGAGGGTTTTACCCTGAACCTCGCCCGCAACAAGGGCGCCGACACTCATGCCCGCATGGCCGACATCCTCAACAAGATGGACAGCCAGGACATGGAGGACGCATTGGGCAGCCTGCAGCGAGTCCGGCCGGAATCGGCCGAGATGCTGAAGGGCCTGCTCTTCACCTTCGACGACATCGTCAAGCTGTCCAGCCGCGACCGCATGGCGATCTTCGACCAGGTGCCGACCGATCGCCTGGTTCTGGCATTGAAAGGCACCGAGGCGCAGTTCAGGGACCAGATTTTGTCGTCGCTGGCCGCGCGCGCACGCCGGATCGTCCAGCAGGATCTCGAGGGCGGCGAGCCGGCGCTGCAGCGCGACGTCGTCGATGCCCGCCGCGCGATCACCGATGTGGCGCTCGAAATGGCGAGCCGAGGCGAGGTCGAGCTCAATCCGCAGCGGGACGAGGGCGCATACTTCCAGTGA
- the fliN gene encoding flagellar motor switch protein FliN, producing MQLSDLAVDASAAVAETDTTESVAGENIATATETSDPLNLDAVMRIPVTIQVVLGSATMQVANLMKLRRGAVVPLDHRVGEPVDVVVNGRIVARGEVVIVEDDNSRFGVSLTEIVGVQAKFEE from the coding sequence ATGCAGTTGTCGGATCTGGCGGTGGATGCATCCGCCGCGGTTGCCGAGACCGACACGACCGAAAGCGTCGCGGGGGAGAACATCGCGACCGCCACGGAGACCAGCGACCCGCTCAACCTCGATGCGGTGATGCGCATTCCCGTGACGATCCAGGTCGTGCTCGGCAGCGCCACGATGCAGGTCGCCAACCTGATGAAGCTGCGCCGCGGCGCAGTGGTGCCGCTCGACCACCGCGTCGGCGAACCGGTCGACGTCGTCGTCAACGGACGCATCGTGGCGCGCGGCGAGGTCGTGATCGTCGAGGACGACAACAGCCGCTTCGGTGTCTCCCTGACCGAGATCGTCGGCGTCCAGGCCAAGTTCGAAGAGTGA